From Pelmatolapia mariae isolate MD_Pm_ZW linkage group LG22, Pm_UMD_F_2, whole genome shotgun sequence, a single genomic window includes:
- the LOC135932300 gene encoding homeobox protein Hox-A2a: protein MNYEFERESGFINSQPSLAECLTSFPPVADSFQSSSIKSSTLSRPTLIPPPFEQTIPSLNPGSHPRHGRPRHSPDGCSPLPTASLPPEYPWMREKKASKRNHLPTSTATTISNGPVCFSPKGSPEIVESGGGGGGSRRLRTAYTNTQLLELEKEFHFNKYLCRPRRVEIAALLDLTERQVKVWFQNRRMKHKRQTQSKENHNGDGKGLSAEDGIHSEEEDEVPQYEQSGALLERDTCSFQNNTQQLHNGESMSFAAAPLNSNDKNLKHFPNPSPTVPGCMSTMGPGSASGPDNGDSPPALDVSLHDFQPFSSDSCLQLSDAASPSLSESLDSPVDISTDSFYFFSESLTTIDLQHLNY from the exons ATGAATTACGAATTCGAGCGAGAGAGCGGTTTTATCAATAGTCAGCCGTCGCTTGCTGAGTGCCTGACATCTTTCCCCCCTGTCGCTGATTCATTTCAAAGTTCATCAATCAAGAGCTCGACGCTTTCACGCCCGACACTGATTCCTCCTCCCTTTGAGCAGACCATTCCCAGCCTCAACCCGGGCAGCCATCCTCGGCATGGCCGGCCTAGACACAGCCCCGACGGATGTAGCCCGCTGCCTACCGCCTCCTTACCCCCGGAGTACCCATGGATGCGGGAGAAGAAAGCCTCCAAGAGGAACCACCTGCCGACTTCCACTGCTACTACCATCTCCAACGGACCCGTGTGCTTCTCTCCGAAAG GCTCGCCTGAGATCGTGGAGAGcggtgggggaggagggggctCCCGTCGGCTGAGAACAGCGTACACTAACACACAGCTGCTGGAGCTGGAGAAGGAGTTCCACTTCAACAAGTATCTGTGCCGGCCCAGGAGGGTGGAAATAGCGGCCCTGCTGGACCTGACCGAGAGGCAGGTTAAAGTCTGGTTCCAAAACCGACGCATGAAGCACAAGCGGCAGACCCAGAGCAAGGAGAACCACAACGGGGACGGTAAGGGGCTGAGCGCCGAGGACGGCATTCACAGCGAGGAAGAGGACGAGGTCCCCCAGTACGAGCAGAGCGGGGCCCTGCTGGAAAGAGATACCTGCTCCTTTCAAAACAACACACAGCAGCTCCACAATGGAGAGTCGATGAGCTTTGCTGCTGCGCCGCTGAACAGCAATGACaaaaatctgaaacattttcCCAACCCGTCACCCACTGTTCCGGGCTGCATGTCAACAATGGGCCCCGGCTCGGCATCTGGCCCGGACAATGGCGACAGTCCCCCGGCCCTGGATGTTTCTTTACACGATTTTCAACCTTTCTCCTCGGATTCCTGCCTGCAGCTCTCCGATGCAGCCTCGCCGAGCTTGTCAGAGTCTCTGGACAGCCCCGTGGACATTTCTACGGACAGTTTCTATTTTTTCTCGGAGTCTCTAACTACAATCGACTTGCAGCATCTGAACTATTAA